TTCGCTGTAGTTCTGCGCTGAAGTATAGCCTATCCTTGCGCACTGCAGTAAAATAGCCGGTGTGCGTTACCGTGGTTTGTTGCGAACGCGATATTAAAACAGGTTGCAATTGGTGTTATTTAGTCCATTGACTTTCGATTTTGTCTCTTGTAGATGCCACTCCTTGTAATGCCATAATTATATGGCTCTGGGCAGGCCTTTTTAACCTGAAATGTACAAAGCTCCGCCTGCGTGCTACGAGCTATAGGCTACTTTCCCGGTGTTATAAATGAGAAGCAAACAATATCAACAACTTAAGTTAACAGCACCCTGGGAAAAGGATGCTGGCTTTGGAAGAAGGCTCAGAACATACCGGAATCAGAGCAAAATAATTGCTCAACCAGGTATCGTGATGAAAGTGTTGCGCAGAAAGAGGATTGTCTTGCTCATAGCGTATTTTTTACTGCTGGTCTTAACAATGCTGAACCTGGCTAACTACAAATGGACTAAAGAGCCACAACAATGCAACCAGATGAGGAGCACTCCTTATCAAAGCAGATCCGACATCCGCTTTCTCTACAGACCCTCACTGGCTAAAAAGAGACAGCTAGTATACGTTCTGACAACTTGGCGATCGGGATCCTCATTTTTTGGAGAGCTCTTTAACCAACATCCAGAAGTGTTCTTCTTGTACGAGCCAATGTGGCACATCTGGCAGAAACTGTACCCAGGGGACGCGGTATCTCTGCAAGGGGCAGCTAGAGACATGCTAAGTTCTTTGTATCGTTGTGATCTCTCCGTTTTCCAACTGTATAACAGCCCAGGTGGCAAGAATTTTACCTCCCTCGGGCTCTTTGGGGCTACGCTTAATAAGGCAATTTGCTCATATCCCCTCTGCTCCGCTTACAGAAAAGACGTTGTGGGGATGGTGGAcgacaaagtgtgcaaaaagtgccCACCTCAGAGTTTAAGGCTTCTGGAAGAGGAGTGTCTCAAGTACAGTACTGTGGTTATAAAGGGGGTACGCATTTTGGACATTAACGTTTTAGCTCCACTGATGGAGGACCCATCATTAGACCTGAAAGTGATTCACCTGGTGAGAGACCCGAGGGCCGTAGCAAATTCAAGGATCAAGTCGAGGCACGGTTTGATCCGTGAAAACTTACAAGTGGTCAGGAGCAGAGACCCCAAACTTCGCCGGATACCTTTCGTCGACCCCAGtcacaaagcaaacaaaaaggATGGCTCAGACTACCATTCGATTGGAGCTATGGAAGTATTATGCGATCGGACCTCAAGAACTTTGAGAACTGCCTTAAATCCACCCAGCTGGCTCAAGGGAAAGTACATGGCAGTGCGATACGAAGATCTCGTCGATAATCCAATTAAAACCTTGCGGCTCGTTTATCGCTTTGTAAATCTGACCGCTAACCATGACATAGAGTCTTTCGCCAGGAACATGACCAGTGGTACAAGCTCTTCATCTAAGCCTTTCATTGTGTCAGCCAGGAATGCGACACAAGCCGCCAGTGCATGGAGAACTCTGCTTAGCATTCAACAAATTAAACAGGTCGAGGACTATTGTCACCACTCAATGGCTTTGCTTGGATACGAGCGCGTAAGAACAGCTGGGGAGGCAAAGGACCTGAGCAAATCTTTACTGACAGTCCCAAAACTGTGACAGTGTTGCAACCAAAGACAATGACTATGACTACTCAGTGCAGCAGGCAAAGGAACAAGCCCAGATGGACTGAATTGCCCGTTCTCATCATCAATCATCATTGTGTTCTTAAATTAATCGTAATATGTGCTGAATGAAAAAGCTTTATTTCAAAGTCCTTGTTTTAATGAATCACATCGGaatgtatctttttttctttttaaacgtaaCGGTGTGGCCTTTTATGGGACCACTACGTTTGCAACTGGACCACTGGATGTGTTTGACAATGCCACAGCTattaattaaaatttaaatggtACACTACAACTAAGGAAACTGCAGTTGTGTAAATCATCTTTTTGTGACACTTAAATCTGGATGATTCTTGGTAATTTTTAACGCTTTGAAAAATGTACCTACGTGGGAAGCAGGTAGGATATACCGGGTACTGTCTAAGTGGAAATCGTGGAAGAAAAACAGACAGTAAATTGAGAAAAAGCTCCTTTCTTGAGGCGGCAGTATTACATTGTGAGTACAGGGTCATGTGTACCAGAAACTTTAATTAAGCCATTCTGTAATAATTGGTTTGCAAACAAATGTGCccttttaatgtgtggtttccTTCACAACATACAGCGTACAGTAGGTTTATAGTTTTAATCCACCTCATCTATTGATTTTTTCCCCAGGCGGACAATTTATTAGCCATGCTCACAGTATGTACAGTCATATTAAATTAATTGGAAATACTTCTGCATAATATAGGGTTATGTTAGAAAGATTTTTGCCCAAAGATTTTCACAACCCAAAAAGCATGAGGAAGAAAGGATTATTAATTTATCAAGGATTAATACCTCTGAGCCTTCAGTTTGTCATATGTAAATATGCCATAAAGTATGATACATTTGAAAAGATGGTTTCatgaagtaaaaagaaaaaacgtcAAAAGGCAATAGATTGTAGAAAAGCAACACGGAAGAATAATTGTTTGCGCATGCCTCCTTGAATCATTGGAATCATAGtatgaagaaagaaaatatacactcagtgagcactttattaggtatttattagacttattttttaggcttCATCTACTGgcaccttcctgtcggctttgtccagtctggccattctcctctgacatctctcattaacaaagcgtcctctgatgtctcattaacattctttgcaaactctagagactagtgtgcgtgaaaatcccagatcagcagtttctgagatacgcaaaccaccctgtctgccaccaaaaatcattccacagtaaaaGTAACTTAGATTTAGATTAGATTAACTTAacttacattttttccccattgtgatggttgatgtgaacattaactgaagctcctgacctgtatctacatggttgtatgcattgcactgctgccacacaattggctgattagataatgcatgaataagtagatgtaataaagtaaagaatttcctaataaagtgctcagtgagtgtatatcctgAATTTTAGAACGACTGCCATGGATAGTCTGTAATCTGAAATGGGTATGTACAAACTGACTTGCATATTTCAAAATCAGAAGCTCTGAACATTCTGGCTTGGAAATAGTATGAGACATGGCATGTCTGAAAATCTTTTCTGTTGGGAATTGAAAAAGAATTGTGGAAATAAAGTAtatttgaatatgaatgtaaCCACACGTCAGTAACGCACCAAGAACGACATTGATTGTACTACAGGATTACcagatttaaatttgttttagaCTGGTGAATGCTGTAATTGTTAATTATTCAATTTGCCGGGGAACTGATATGTAACATATTAGAATACAATTCCTTGCTTGTGCCAGCAATGGAAGAagtgtgaaatgaatgaattggCTTGTGTACTCCCTGAGCACCAAGTTCCAGCTACAATAATCACTTTCTGCAGCCAATTTGCAGAGAGAGTTTGGCCAGTGTACTGGCTTACAGATGCCTTTCATCAATGTGAATGATTTGGCATTGTAAGGTTATTCAAACAAAGCACATGCAACTTATTGATATTTTgagtttaatttattatttcttttacaCCGGAAAATGTGTGCACAGCGTGAAAAAGCTGGAGAAATTCAGCTCTCTAGCATATACTTGTATaatgaaagaaaattattttcattttaactgtATATCTACATGGCTAAACTAAGAAAACATAACTCATAACATATTGAACCAAttcaaaataaacatacagGTTGATTGACATTTTGGCAACCACTTGAATTAAAAAGGAATTTGATCATTTGAATCAAATATCATTTTAACTGAATTACCCTCAAGGAAAATTTCAGAGTACCCCCAACAAGTGTTGCAAAATTCaaccaaataaattattttgattttgaagGAATATCCTTGCCACTatattttttgctttaaaatagCAGTGAGTGGCTTCTGCCTACAAGCCCATGTCTGGTCTCTGGGATGCAGGACATTGCTTTTCTCTGCTACAACTGCAGACTGCAGTTCTGTTCCTGATTTCTCTGATCCATGAACAAGGCTGTCACTCTTTCCAATTAGGGTCAGCACAATGTCCTAGCCCGAGATCCCCCTCTAGTAGGTCATCTTGGTGTGCAGGCTCAGTGACCGTCTCCGCATCGCCCTCCGGAGCCCCTTTGTCTTCCCCTGCAGTGTCCAGCTTCACTGAGCTGCAGTCAGCCTCCGTGTCATTTAGCCGCTCCCGATTCTGAAGTCCAATTAGAATTGGTTTCACGTCAATACGGAGGTGGCACTATTGGTAATGATGTGGCTTCACACGCATAACCTTTTACAAAGCAACTTCCAGAGGTTGCTGTGAATAAAACATGCAATACGTAAGACATTGTCAAGTTGAAAGTCTAACCTCGTATGCGTGCGGACTGGTCAGTAGTCTGCCCAGAGGCTCACACCACACTGGCAGTGTAGAGGTCAGGGGTGGGCCAGAGTGGGTCAGCGCAGGCCTAAGGTAACTGTGGTCATGTTaaggagagaggaaagaaaggagagagagaaacagaggagcATTGCAGGTTCCTGGGCTCATATTTGCCATTAAAACATACTAATTATTCTGAGTACATGCCTGCAGGGACAAACACACAATATCAACATAAGAACATGCATTCTCCATGAGAGTTTTATTTCATTCCTACAATAAATGCTGCACAAATTCACATCAAATGTTCAGACAGTTTGAGGCACAATAATGTAACAAATTACCACCTTCAGGGGAGACATTATGTAAGGAGGCAAAGTTGCTTGATGTTCTTATTTCTTTAAATCACAAAGCTTGAGCAAAAGAGGAAATCAGTGCCATTTGTTAACAAATGTTGTAGTGCACATTAAAATCAATACATACTACATACAGTACCGTGCAAAAGTTGGAGGCAAAAATCTGGAAAGCAAAgatactttcaaaaataataaaattaaaagttTCTAAATATTGAAAAACAATTGTAGAAAGAGCAGTAAACCATCAAAAACTGAATCATTGCTGGGACCACCCTTCACCtataaaactgcatcaattcatTTAGGTACACTGTCCCACAGGCTTATAAGAAAATAatctggtaggttgttccaaacatattggagaacttgccacagttctccTACAGACTTTGGCTATTACTTACTTCTGGCTCTACGGGTAATCCCAGACAACGATGATCATGTTTTATCAGGAAAAAAATCcttaatgtgttattttatttaacaaaatacacaaatgttttggaaaattaaacatctaagaccaaatttatatttaaacacTCTAGGGTGCCTATGACTTTTGCACCGAACTGACCATTTTACAcagaaccagtctggccattctcttctgaccatTTGCcataaactcaagagactgttgtcaGCAGTTTGAgacaatcaaatcccccctctctggcaccaacaatcattccacggtcaaagtcacttagatcacatttcttccccattctgatgtttggtcaaAACAACAacttaacctcttgaccatgtctgcatgcttttattcattcacagtgccacatgattggctgataaactatttgctttaacaagctaatgtacaggtgtacctaataaagtggtgtgagtgtgtgtgtgtgtgtctagatAAAATAAACACTTCTAGTTCTCTGTACACTACGGGGAACCTGGAAGCAGAAAGCAGTAGTCAAGACTTCAGGCTATGAAACTGCCGTCAGCATTTCCTCACTATATGTGGGAGGCCATGCTGGGGGATGGAAGGGGGAGGGAATTGGGGGCCGCTGCTTAGTTTCTCTGCTGCTATAGATTTGTTTTAGACTGGTCAGCAGTTCCTAGACTGAATATGGTTTGCTTCACACAATTAAATTACCAACCCTTCTACAATTCCTGCAGTACACATTTTGTGCTATGATTCTTATGCATAATGTACTGCAATAAATTACAAAGGCATTATTCACAGACAGGTATTGAGACATCAAGCTTTCACATTTTGACATTCAAATCATTGTTCCTTTGAACAAATTCGTTTCAGCttagagtataaaaatgtatttcaggtGTTTTTGCTACTGtatgaaaaaggaaataaagtGTTTATGTTGAACACTTTTTTTACAGCTCACTTTGCGTGGAATTTCATgggtttgagacaaataaatgaaaaatgtttttttttctgcaataaAAATTGTAGTAGTTAGTAGTTACTTTAGTTCTTAAAACTCATTTGGGTGCACTGTGAAGATACTTTTTGTTACTTGTTTATTCTTAACAATTGATTTGTTACTTCTAGACAGAGTGAAGTAATTTGGCTCAAAGGGAAAATGTAAATCAGAGTCCTGACTTGTCTAATATGACATTTTGTCTAAACATCTGAAACCAGAAAGGGGGAAAAttctttttcacggcactgtatcTGATTTCAGATATTTTATTTAGCACCATTAATAATTACCAGCTCATCTGCAATAACTAAATGGTTCTTTATTTCTGgttctttattttatgaaattccatcactaacccatcttctgtagGAGCCTTGACATTTTGTAGCCTGCTGCAGCTGAAatggatacacacacgcactcaacAATGTAATGTACGCAAATATCACTACTTTGAAAAAGTGACATGAATGGCACATTTGTTTAGCTGACTGATAGCTTTCATGGCAATGATTACAGAAATTCAATCTGTAAGAATGGGCTCGAGTTCAGAATGTTTTTCAGTGACTCACTGTTGTGAGCGATGACAGAAGCATGAATGCCTGAGCTGAAAGTATGGGTACAGAAACGGGTACAGCATGTGCTAAAATACTGGCACCAACCAGCCACTTCCACTGTGACTGTACAGTGGGAGCCCGGTAAAGATAGATTTCGCTCTGCCTCAGCTGTGAACTAGTTGCAGACACAGTGGAGAAATGATACATTTTCTAAAACAACCCTTTCGAGGTTGAACAGGCTTTTGTTGATGGTCCCTGTGAAATATCCTTGACTCAGCACAGTGGAATGCAGGTGACGGCATGGTTTccaaatcattaaaaaaatgatccATGCTTTAATACAACAGGCTTTAGCCAGATGCACCAGTGTCCACTGTACATATGCATAAATATTCCAATTCCCAAGGTATGGCACAACTGCTTTTACAAGTGCACGTTTATACATTATATGCACACTGGAGAAATAAAGCTAGGCTATAGTTAATATGGAGGACAGATGTCAGTTGGTGGGAAGCACTGTCACCTGATGAACCTGAGGAATTGTATGAGATGACCAGTTATGTCACCTTCCATTTCTATCAGGGGAAGAGGAACTCCATTTGACTTGACCTGCCATCGTCCCCTTCCTATTTTCTCCTCAGAGATGGCCATTTCCACCCAGTAACTGGAATAAATATGATGTGAGACAAGAATAAATGGTTTCTGGAACTAGGAGGTTCAGAGAtacgatccccccccccccaatgataACAGCTTCTGAGAACCTTATTTTGTGTGCACATCTGAGTGGCATAATCAATCTGTGGCACTATCTGAAAATACACATGCTCACTTTGGCCTCTGGTACAGGCTGTCCTTGTGACAGTTTCATTTATAAGCAGAACTGGGTCTACGGATGGCCAGGTGCTATTCTGTGCAGTAGCTAAACATCCAGTCGCTCTTATCGGCATCAAGCAACAAGAAAGCGCCGGAACCCCGCCTCACGCTAACAGGGTTTATCCGAAAGGACAGCAGAGCGACCGAGAGGAAGGGCTGTCGGAACACCTTTAGATTTTTTCGATTAAGGCTTGAAATCAGGCCGTTTCCACAATGGCTCCCCTGCTGCCGTGACAACTGTAAAGACCAAAGAAGGCCAACACTGTCCAGCCTCCTCCACGCTCCAGAGCATCTGAAATAACTACGGCAAACAGGACACGGAGATTATGAATCCTAACCCTCTCAGCTCAGTGCTtgggtggtggagggggtgttggcAGGAAAAGGTGCTGAGCAGGTGCCTCTGGTGCCAGACCTGCTTCTTCAACCACTTTGCACCCGGTCCcaaacctccctgtctgtgAGAAATAGTAATTAAATGCAACTATAGATGCAACCTAGAACCATTCCCACACCTGACAAAAACAGTGAAGAGCATTCATGACAGACTtggtggtaaaaaaaaagaaaagaaacaatggCTTGGACTGAATCAACATTCGCCATTAACTTGTACTTACAGATATATCGCAGTGATAATGCAGACAGTAGTCGCTAATGGCTTTTGGTAGATAAAATGTGTAAACCAGCAAATGTGATAGCAATGAGACCACACTGATATTGCTAGGCCTCATAATACACGACAAAAAGTTTCCAAGAAAAAGTAGCCTAATGTATTTCATATACTTTTATGTGACTTGGGAATGCATTCATTGCTTTTCAAGGGCTGATGATAATGAAGGACAGTGTGTCCCAAGAACCCAGGTCATTTGTGCTTGGGACATTTCTCAGACTGTTCACCTATCACAAAAAGATGAAATACTGACAATGGGAAGAGGTCTCAAATAACCTAAAATAAAGTTCAGCGCCACTACTATACATCTCCATACTTATGGCCTTGATTTAAATTCAGTGTATTTGTCTGGCTGTTACTATGGTTACCTAGATCAAAATGTCCTCCTGCATGAATGGGGCCAAATCAAAGGAAATAGATGGTGGAAACAAACCTTCTGGAAGTGTAAGGAGGTAGAGGCACACGTATGTTTCAGTAATGGACAAGGCACAACCAGAATTGGTCTGCCCATGCCTACACCTGCACAGACTGAGTTGGTTCTTAGCTAACTGACAATCACTGCCTTAGATGCTATAACCCTCTCCCACACATTGGCTCTCAGCCGCTGTCCTCACTGGTTCTTCATCAAAATCGTATCGCACTCATTGGTTCTTGGCTTGTGCTTCCCCCCACACACTGGCTCTTAGCTTAAGCTCTCACTCAACATTCTGGTAACATCCTCCCGTTTCTTGTTGGGAGTTGGTGGACATTCTCTGTCACTCACTAGCTATTAGCTTGTACAATTTCCCACTCATCACAATGTACCTTCTATAAAGCACTCATTGTGTTGACAACCAAACATCCCCCCTGGGTACAAATAAAGTACTTATGAATCTATCCATCTATCATCGGCTCTCAAGTGACTCTATCTAATCTGCAGGCTCTCCCTGCAACAGGGACCTAATGCTCTTTCAGTGGCCAAGAGCATCCCATAATTCAACAAAGCTTTACAGTCTAGTGGGGACAGCAAAACAAGCCATCATACcttgaaacaaaaagaaaatggaaatgtcACTCGATATCCGTGGACCTGGTAGCGAAggatttacattttcaacaaaggCAAACAAGCTAAGAAAAACAAGCATCACCATTATCACCGCATCCTTGAGGCCCAAGAGGTAGCAATCATGACGGACATTCTGCTGCTTATAGTATGAGCCATGCCAGGCTGAACTCAAGCTGAGATCATATTGAAGGTCATTGTTTTTGCTTGGTCACCGTGGGCTGTGGGGTTCTCGCTGCCGCAGGTCGGTCAGTAACAGAAGGAGGTCATTACTGATGCCGAATTATGCTGGACTGGTCTTCCCAGCCCGCCATGTTCACTAAGAGGAACAGCCTGATACCATTTCTCACCTCTGTCAGGCGTCCATCTGTGCCACTGCGTGTAGAAATAGCGGCATACCCACTCAAAGGTCGAAGATGAAGGTAGATGATATACTGTTACCGACTGTCCCTCAtcaaataaatcatttcaaGGCAGAGACACGTTTAATGTTACGTTGAATACCCAGAGGTGGAAAATACAGGttgagaaagtaaaagtcctcagctgtattttgttccaattacctggatttgctcattagctaaattcttcagccaggaggcagaactaatgagtgaaatcagctggctggcgGCGGGGTGGAAGGCCCAgacggcaggacttttactttgtaGCCCTTTTCCACTTCTGTGGTTACCCAGTACGTACTTTGCCTCGGCTCACTGAAAGTAAAACCGAGAGTTGAAAATGGTACAGAAGAGAGCAGTGAAATTGCTGTCCTTTCCACTACTTGACCCCAATTACAGTGCATATTAGCAGGCCTTCTGTTCTGTGAAACATCCGTGAGGCTGCTGCACTTCAAACTaaatacacacgcagacatagtCATCAGAATTCATTATACTCCCACATAGGCCCGAATGGTCTAATTCCAGAGTACAGACTGTTTACTCTGTGACTTATCTGTGTCTGAGCTGCTCGTTGTGCAGCCTGGCAGCACACCTGCAGAGTAGCATCTTCGGCTGACCTGACGTCTGCACTGAACACCTCTTCCCTTAACACTTTCCGCGTTGGCAAACAGCCTCTGCCATCTGGCACGCAAGTCTGTCATCGCCACCGTCCGAGTCAATTTTCCTTCTCAGACAGCCATAAATTTATATTCcctgatttttctaatttgacGAGTGTTCTTCTTATTGAATTTCTGGAGCGGCCGCAGGAGCCGTTCCCCTCTCGATCACGGGGGGAGATCGTCGGAGGATAGCAGATGCCCCTGGGGGACAGCGAGCCCTGCTGTTCCAGCAACGCTCGCTTAATCGCCCGAGTAGTCACCcccactgtctgtctgcccaGCAGATGGCACGCAACTATGAATAGAGTTCCTTCTGGAGGTTAAAAAAAGATGTACTTACAGATCAGTGATATTTAAAGATTCAAGTATTCTTAATTTATTAATGTAATTTCACACATTACCGAGTGTATTAGTTCCTCATTTCCACCAGATGGCCTGGGATAATTCGGTAACATGTTGGGGCGACCTCTGCTTTAATGGCTGGCAGCCCTCGTGTTCTAGCCATTATACGAGCTAAAATCGAGTTTGCCTCAATCCACTGTGCGTCTAACTTCGCCCTGGGAAGGACAATGCCATTGTTTTTCAGCTCCCTGATCCAGTTACAATCTCTGTACACAGTCGCACGCTCTGTTATAGAAAAAAGTCTTTCCTGGACTGTTCACATAAAAAGACCATGTGAGTGACCTTAAGCCTGACTCATCCTGTTCTAGGACACCGCAGGGATTTCAGCCACAGTCTTTACAGAGCCAGTACATTCAGTGTCATAATAACTGTGAAAGAAGAGTCTCCATCAGTCTTTTTACCACCCCTTTTGGTCCACATGACAATGATATCTTTTCATAAATAGAGGGTTGGATGTGTCTGGTTTTCTCTGGCCCACTGTAGATTTCTGTTTTAATGGAGAAGTGCGGAATAAAGGGGGGGAATAAAACTGAAGGATACTTTTTGTCCAGCTTGTGCCAGACTCCTGGTGTGCGGGAGGCTTGGGTTTGGCCTTCAGGTGCGCTGGCTGCATGCGCTGGTGTCCCGTCCTCGCCAGTCTGGGAAGCACATAAGGATGGCTGTAAgggacacccacacacacacacacgctcccacagGCCGGCCGAAGTGTCCAGGGACCCAAATAATGGGAAAGAGAAGTAAGCCGACCCCCTTTGGGAGAGTAGTTAGTGAAATCGAACGACCTAGGCTAAACGATACGTGGACTGCTTGGTGGGATGAGAACGGCCGGGTTCTCAGGCCGGGCTGCAGCTGAACAGGAAAAGGCCTCTCTGTGGGCTCAGGgactcctccaacccccagaggaCGCTCTAAAGGGGCACGGTTACGCCATCTATTTCCATAAGAAAAGTCGCTGTACAGTGCTCAAAaggcttctctctccctccaccaaGATATCAAACTTTCCAACTTCATTCACAAAGCCactgtgagcagcagcagtcgGGACCGGGAAGTTAATCTTATTGTAAATGTACAGATAGTATCTATGACTGCATGGTCAAAGAAAATAGTTTGGCATTTCAAGTCACTGAGACTCTTGTTGCTGTTTGAAACAACAAAGAAAGTCTCCCTGCTTTGATGTACAGTACAAGTTAATTAACCTCTACATAACACAATGGGCGTGAAACATGGTGAAGATGAAAGCAGCGTTCCACAAATGAATGGTGAGCATTACACTCACTCGACAGCATGTATCTGTGTATTTACCTCTGGGTGACTTATTGTTTGCAAAAACAGTTTACAGAaggtaaatgtaatataataatagtagtagtaatagtagtataataatagtagtagtataaTAATAGGTGGTAATAATAGGAACACCATTCTGCTCACAAAGGCAAAGCATGCCCATAGGAATACCACTACGTTCCACTTTACATTGTTCTCTGCTGACTTCACCTGGTCTGAGGCCTGTCCCCCTTTGTCTTCATCTGGATCAACTCCCACTCTagagaaacagaaatgtaaCAAAATCAATGCattacacagagagagggagagagagacagacagagaggggaggtgtTGTACATTCGACACAGTCTTACAGTGAATGTGAATGGATTCAACATTCTACACTAAAACACAAGGCAAAAGTCCTGGCTGCAACTGAAACCTTCTCCAGGAGAGCACATAACTAAAGGGAGGTTATTGTCAGCAGGGGTTCCTCATTCTTATCGCAGTTACTAATGTACAATCTTCAAAAACTGTACATTAAATATACCACGTTGACACAATGAGGCTACATAAACTGGAAAAGTATTGATGGTTTCAGGGTTGTTCCGTAAGCATAGTTACGCTGCAATGTTAATTAACAAAACTTATGTCAACCTGCAAGAAAGAGATAGGACATGTCCATCAAGG
The sequence above is a segment of the Conger conger chromosome 4, fConCon1.1, whole genome shotgun sequence genome. Coding sequences within it:
- the chst2b gene encoding carbohydrate sulfotransferase 2 yields the protein MRSKQYQQLKLTAPWEKDAGFGRRLRTYRNQSKIIAQPGIVMKVLRRKRIVLLIAYFLLLVLTMLNLANYKWTKEPQQCNQMRSTPYQSRSDIRFLYRPSLAKKRQLVYVLTTWRSGSSFFGELFNQHPEVFFLYEPMWHIWQKLYPGDAVSLQGAARDMLSSLYRCDLSVFQLYNSPGGKNFTSLGLFGATLNKAICSYPLCSAYRKDVVGMVDDKVCKKCPPQSLRLLEEECLKYSTVVIKGVRILDINVLAPLMEDPSLDLKVIHLVRDPRAVANSRIKSRHGLIRENLQVVRSRDPKLRRIPFVDPSHKANKKDGSDYHSIGAMEVLCDRTSRTLRTALNPPSWLKGKYMAVRYEDLVDNPIKTLRLVYRFVNLTANHDIESFARNMTSGTSSSSKPFIVSARNATQAASAWRTLLSIQQIKQVEDYCHHSMALLGYERVRTAGEAKDLSKSLLTVPKL